The genomic interval AACAAGAAACGAACAAGACAAAATTACAATTGTTGTAGATAATACTTTCGCGACATCTTTTAGTCAAAGACCAATTGAATGCGGCGCAGATTTTTCCGTTCATTCTTTAACAAAAGGTATGGGCGGTTTTGGAACCGATATGGGCGGCGCAGTAATTGGAAAAAATAAGTATAGAGACGCGCTGCTGCTTTATAGAAAAGACTACGGAGCTGTTTTGAATACAAAAAGCGCATGGGCAATATTAACTTACGGATTACCGAGTTTAGCATTACGTCAAAAACATCAAATTCAATCTTCTATTAAAATTGCTGAATTTTTGGAGAATCATCCAAAGGTGGAATTTGTAAGATATCCGGGATTAAAATCTCATCCTCAGTACAAAATCGCTAAGAAACAAATGATAGATTTTTATGGAAATTTTGCTCCAGGCAGTTTGATCTATTTTGTGCTAAAGGGAAAAACACCCAAAGAAACAAAAGAAAACGGTAAGAAATTAATGGATAACATCGCTCAAAATGCTTACACAATGACTCTAGCGGTAAGCTTGGGTCATACACGAACTTTAATCGAGCACCCGGCTTCCATGACTCACTCTGTAATTCCCGCTGATAAATTGGAAGAACGAGGAATTGACGCCGGCGGTGTAAGGTTAGCAATCGGTATTGAAAATGTAAACGACGTTTTAATGGATTTGAAAGAATCTTTAAAAATAATTTAAACTTATTCTTCATTGATATATTTGATTATTAATGATAAAATTCCTTATTAGAATTACACTTCGTAACTTAGATTTAATAATTAATTTATGCGAATGAATTTTTCGTTCCCATAATTTTTCCTGAAATTATATCGATAATTAAGTAAATATCTTGAGTTAAAATTGAAATTTATCATTTTTTCTTTTATCGTTTTTTGCGCTAATTTATTTTCACAAGAGATAAAAAATATAGATCAAAAAGTTTTTGGTTTTTTAGAATCTAACGGCAAGACTTACTTTGTTTTGCAAGATGGATATTTGCTTTTAAAAAGCAATGACGACTATATAGAATATTACCGTGAAATATACAAAGATTCAACAATTACAAATCCCAATACTGAGATTAAAAGCGAATACTCGGTTAATTTTATTCCTTATTTAATGCCTTCACAAAATGATAATGTAACCAATTTCGATGAACCAAAAAATTTGGGAATATTAATTCAATTGAATAAATCGAATGAATATATTCTAACAGATTACGGCATCAATTTATTTGATTCGCTTTCAAGAAAGAAATAAAAAATGCTTTACAGTGACTTCGATACGATCAACTATGTGATCTACTCAGTCACCGAGAGACACGCAAGAAAGAGATGCGGTCATAGAGTAATTCAAACAAAGTTTGAATGTACCAAGATTTGTGTAAAACAGCCCTAAATCAACTTTATCTAAACAATCAACTTTTAATTATAAAACTTCGTTTGTAAATTTCATCTTAATTTAAAAATTAGATAAATGATAATACACAGATCAAAAATATTTGAAAATTTCCCGGAAATTATTTTTGGATTTTCCACAAAAATTGGAAATGGAAATAACGGTAAATTTGGATTCAACCTTTCTAAATCCATTGGAGAGAATGAAGAAATTGTTGAAGAAAATAGAAATGAATTCTTTAAGAATATGAATTTATCAACCGATAAAGTAATTGTTCAGAAACAAACTCATAGCGATATTATAAACTATATCGAACAGTTCAGTAATACTTTAACTGGTGATGCCTTAATTACAAAAAAAGTTGAGTTTGGTTTAGCGGTTTCAACTGCAGATTGTACAAATATTTATATTTACGATCCGAAAGTTAAAATTATTGCTGCGGTTCATTCCGGATGGGAAGGAACCGAAAAAAAGATTTTAGAAAAAACAGTCAATAAGTTATTTGGTGATTTTGCGTGTAACCCGAAAGATTTTATTGTTTATTTTGGACCTTCAATTTCGCAAAAAAATTATGAAGTTGGAAAAGAATTTGAAAATAAATTTGATAAAAAATATTTAATGCCAAATAAAGAAAAATATCTTCTTGACCTTAAAACTGCCAATAAAGATATGCTGCTGAATTTTGGAGTTCCTGAAGATCAAATTGAAATTGACGAAAATTGCAGTTATGGAAATCCGATATTTCAATCCTACAGAAGAGATAAACAAAATTCCGGAAGAGCATTAGGCATAATTGCAATGAGAAATTAATGAATAATTCGGCAAAAATTGTTCTCGGTTATGTTGTCATTTGTTTGATTTGGGGCTCTACCTGGCTGGCAATTAAATTTGGATTGGAATCTTTAACTCCACTAATTTCCGCGGGTTTAAGGTTTTTACTTGCATCAATTATAATATTTACAATAGTAAAGATCAAAAAAATTGAATTTCATTTAGATAGCCTTTCCATAAAATTATATATTTTCTTGGCATTCTTCTCATTTGCTGTCCCTTTTTGGTTAGTGTATTGGGCTGAACAGTTTGTTCCCAGCGGTTTAACATCTGTTATGTTCGGTATGTACCCTTTTTCGGTATTTGTATTTTCATGGTTTATCTTAAAAGGTGAATCGGCGGATTTCTATAAATTTATCAGCGTAATTTTTGGCTTTATCGGAATTCTAATTATTTTTTGGGATAGCTTGCAAGTTGATATCGAAAATTATTCATTAGGATTATTAGCCGTCTTATTGAGCGCCATATTACAAGGTTCTACCGCTGTAACCATTAAAAAATGGGGAACTCATTTACATCCGTTATCAATTAATGCCGTACCTCTTTTTATTGCTGGAATCAGTATGGTAACACTCAGTTTTTTACTTGAAAAAACTTCATCCTGGGAGTTTTCGTTTAATGCTGTTTTGTCAATAATTTATTTGTCAATAGTTGGAACAATTGCCGCTTTTACTATTTATTATTGGCTTTTAAAACAAATAAACGCCGTAATTTTAGCGCTTTCATCTTTTATAACTCCAATTATTGCAATAATATTAGGCTGGCTCGTTCTTAATGAAAAACTTTCAGCACAAGTTTTGTTTGGAGCATTGTTTGTACTAATTGGAATTTTATTTGGTAATTTTAAACAACTTAGAAATCAATTACGAAGTAAAAAGGTTAAGTATGCAAAATGTAGTTAGAATAAAAAATGCTGTATTTTATGCTTATCACGGAGCCTTAAAAGAGGAACAGCATATCGGCGGAAAATTTGAAGCCGATGTTGATATGTATTTCAATTTTACGGAAGCAGCGGCAAATGATGATCTTTCAAAAACGATAAATTATGACGAAGTTTATAAATTTATAAACAAAGTAATTCATGAAAAAAAATATTATCTAATAGAAACATTAGCCGCGAAAATTGCAGATAATTTATTATCAACTTATTCTATTTTGGATAAAGTAATAGTTAAAGTAAGAAAAAATAATGTTCCGGTTGGCGGAATAATTGAACACGTGGAAGCGGAAGTTGAAAAAAGCAGAAATGAATAAAGTATATATTGGAATTGGTTCTAATGTAGGTGACAGATTATTGAACTTTAAAAATGCCGTTGAATTATTAGTCGAAAATGAAAAAATAAATGGTCTGAAAATTTCATCAATTTACGAGACTTTACCTTACGGAAATACTGAACAAAATAATTTTTATAATGCCGTACTTTACTTTTTAACGAGTTTATCACTTACCGAATTATTCGACTTTACAAAAGAAATTGAAAAGAAAGTCGGAAGAAAAAAAAGACAGAATTGGGGACCGCGAGAAATTGATTTAGATATTCTAATGTATAACGATTTGGTTTATTCGAATAAGAGCATTTCAATTCCTCATAAAGATTTGGTAAACAGAGATTTTGTTCTTGTTCCGTTATTGGAATTGAATAAAAATCTTAAGCATCCTGAATCAAAAATTAAACTAAATTCATATTTATTAAATTTAGCAGATAAATATATTATTAGTAAATTTGAACAGAACATTCGATAAGTTATTTGTAATTTACAGTTATTTCAGGGAATAAATATTTAAAATATGGAAAATTTTTTAGAGCAGCCCAAATACATAGCAATTGAAGGCGTAATTGGCGCCGGTAAAACGGCGTTAACAAAAAAATTAGCCGAAAAATTATCGGCAAAATTAGTTTTGGAAGAATTTGAGAATAATCCTTTTCTCGAAAAATTTTATGACGACAGAAAGAGATATGCTTTTCAGGCGCAAATGTTCTTTTTAATTAATAGATTTAAACAGCAGGAACAATTCAACCAGGAAGATCTTTTTTCTGAATATATCGTTTCGGATTATTTTTTCGATAAAGATCAAATTTTTGCTTATCTGAATCTTTCCGGCGAAGAACTGAAACTTTATGAAAGTATTTTTCCTCTTTTGAAAAGAAATTTAAGACAAATAGATTTGGTGATTTTTCTACAAGCCAGCGTTGATAGATTGATTTACAATATTAAAAAACGCGGAAGGTCAATTGAGAAAAATTTATCAAGATCATATATTAGAGAATTAAGTGAAGCCTATAATAATTTTTTCTTTAAGTATAGTTCAACTCCGCTTCTTATTGTAAACACTACCGATATAGATTTTGTAAACAGGGAAGATGATTTTGACGAACTTTATAAGCAAATTTTCAGAAAAGATAGAGGCTTTATAGAATATTTTAATCCAAAAATAAAAGTATAACAATGGCAGGATTAGTTAAACTCATATTTTATATTATAATTGGCTACATATTTTATAAAAGTTATAAGGTAATTGTAAATTCATTTCGCAGTACTTCAAACAGGAATTCGGGACAAGACATTTTTGAAAGAGAAAATGTAAAATCCAAAATTAACAAAAAAGAGGTAATTGACGCGGAGTTTGAAGATATAAGCGATAAAGAAAACCGGCCTACTGAAAAATAAATTTATAATTTTGTATTCAAGCTGCGATTTTACGATGCGGAATTTATTCCATTCGAGTTGTTTGCGAATAGGAAAAAATTAAGTATTATCCTTTTACATGGTTAATTGAAAATTTCAAGAATGAAAAAAATAGCCGCTGTTGATATAGGTTCGAATTCATTTCATTTAATAATTGCCCAAATTTTGCAAAATGGAAAACTGGAAATAATATTCCGCGATAGAGAAGTACTTAGACTTAGTGAAAATTTTACGGACAAAACAAAATTTATTTCGGATACTCTTATAGATAAAGCCGTAATTGTTTTAAAGAGATTTAAATCAATTGCCGAACAGCATAATGCCCAAATTATTACCGCGGCTACAAGTTCAGTAAGAGAATCGTCAAATCAAAATGAATTTACAAGTAAAATATTTGATAAAACCGGAATCAAAATTAATGTAATAAACGGGAATGAAGAATCTAGGTTAATCTATTCAGGAATTATAAATGCGCTGGAGCTGCGGAATAAAAAATGTATATGCATAGATATTGGCGGAGGAAGTACAGAATTCATTTATGGAAAAAATAATAATATTATCTACTCGGAAAGCTTAAAACTTGGAGCGGTGCGTTTAACGCAAAGATTTTTTCAAGATTTTGTATTGAATGATAAGAGTATTTTAGATTGTGAAAATTGGATTGATGAAAATTTACAAAAAGTGAAAAATAAAATTATCAACGAAGAAATTGATTACTATGTTGGAACGTCCGGAACGATTTTATCGGTTGGAAGCATGCTTTTATCAGAAAAGAATGTCAACATTGATAACTTAAATAATCTTAAATTTTCACGGGATGATCTTTATAAAATTCGTAATAAAATATTGGCAGCAAAAACTTTTAAAGAGCGAGAGAAAATTATTGGATTAGACCCCAAAAGAGCTGATGTATTTCCCGCAGGAATTATATTACTATCAAAAATATTTGAGCGGTTGAAAATTAAGGAAATGATAATTTCTGAATACGCAATGCGTGAAGGGATTATTTTTGATTCGTTGAAAAAATAAATCATTTCATATTAATAATATTATATTTTAATATTATAAAATTGATCCAACTTAAATCTGTGAATCTATACATAAAAATATTATTTTTCGTAATTACTATTTATAAATAATTCGGATTAAAAATGATCTCGCAAGTTTATATTAAAAATTTAGGTAATTATATTGGTCAAACCGTTACACTTAAGGGCTGGCTGTTTAACAAACGATCTAGCGGAAAGGTAAAATTTTTGATTTTACGAGACGGCAGCGGTTATCTTCAATGTATAGTTTTCAAAGGCAATGTATCGGAAGAAATTTTTCAATTAGCCGATTCGATTACGCAGGAAAGTTCTTTTGAAATAACGGGAATTGTAAAATCGGAGCCAAGAGCGGTAGGCGGTTTTGAACTTGATGTAACTGACTTAAAGTTAATTGGAGATTCCATAGATTATCCTATTACTCCAAAAGATCACGGCATTGAATTTTTAATTGATAAAAGACATTTGTGGATTCGTTCTAAAAGACAAGCCGCAATTTTAAAAATACGTCATAGAATTGTTAAAGCAATAAGAGACTTTTTTGATGAAAGAGATTTTACGCTTTTTGATCCGCCAATAATTACTCCGAATGCGTCTGAAGGAACTTCCACACTTTTTGAAATGGAATACTTTGATTTGGGTAAAGCTTATTTAACTCAATCGGGACAATTGTACGCTGAAGCCGGCGCTATGGCATTGGGCAAAGTTTATACTTTCGGTCCAACATTCAGGGCGGAAAAATCAAAAACAAGAAGACATTTAACCGAGTTTTGGATGGTTGAACCTGAAATGGCTTTTTATAATCTTGATGATGATATGGATTTAGCGGAAGAATTTTTAGAAAATATTGTTCAAACAGTTTTAAAAGACTGCAGACCGGAATTGGAAATTTTGGAAAGAGATATTTCCAAATTGGAAAAAGTTGTGAGACCTTTTCCAAGAGTTTCATATACCGAAGCCGTTGAAATTCTAAGATCAAAAGGACAAGATTTTAAATGGGGTGATGATCTTGGAGCTCCAGATGAAACTGTAATTTCAGAACAATATGATAAACCTGTAATGGTTCATAGATACCCGGCGGAAATAAAAGCGTTTTACATGAAACGCGATCCTGAAAATCCAAAGGTTGCTTTAGCCGTTGATGTTTTGGCTCCTGAAGGATACGGCGAAATAATCGGCGGAAGTCAAAGAGAAGATAATTTAGATTTGCTTTTGGAAAGAATTAATGAACACAAATTGCCTCAGCATTATTTTGAATGGTATTTGGATTTAAGAAGATTCGGTTCCGTACCGCACGCGGGTTTTGGTTTGGGATTGGAAAGAACAGTAACTTGGATATGCGGCATCGAACATTTGAGGGAAACTATTCCTTTCCCAAGGATGATCTATAGAAATACACCCTAAATAAAATTAGGAAAAAGATGAAAACAAAACTTTTATTGGCATTGTTGCTTTACGCTCCTGAATTTTTATTCGGTGCCGAAGGAACTCATACATTGCCTTCAACATATATGGTAATTCCTTTTGTTATTTTATTATTAATGATTGCTACCGGACCATTGTTCTATCATCATTTTTGGGAACATCATTATCCGAAGGTTTCAATCGTTTTAGGTTTAATTACTGTTGTTTATTATATCGCGGTGCTTGGAGATACACTTAGTTTGCTGCATACCTTGACCGAATATTTGGCATTTATTGCTTTGCTTGCTTCGCTGTTTGTTGCATCCGGAGGCATTCTTATTAAAATTGATAAAAAATCTACTCCGCTGCTTAATACATTTATCTTATTATTTGGAGCTGTAATCGCGAATATTATTGGTACAACGGGAGCTTCAATGCTTTTAATAAGACCATTTATAAAGATTAACAAAAAGCGAATTAAACCGTATCAATTTATTTTTTTCATATTTACAGTAAGTAATGTCGGAGGCGCTCTAACTCCAATAGGTGATCCGCCATTGTTTTTGGGATTTTTACGCGGCGTGAATTTCTTTTGGTTCTTTGGTCATGTTTGGTATATCTGGCTTTTAGCTTTAATATTAATTTTAACAATTTTTTATGTGATAGATTCTAAAAATATTGCGCATAATGATGAAAGCGATTATTCAGGTAAAATTGAATTCAAGGGATTTAAAAACGTAATATATTTGGTGATAATTTTAATTTCGGTTTTTATTGATCCGGCTGTAATGTCTTGGGTTCCCAGTTTATATCCATTGCCGTTCGGAATTAGAGAAATAATTATGTTCACCATAGTTTATGTGGCTTATAAAACTGCTGATAAAGATATTTTAAGAGCAAATGAATTTGATTTTGAACCAATAAAGGAAGTTGCGTTTTTATTCATCGGAATTTTTGCGACAATGATTCCCGCACTTCAACTAATTGCGCATGAAGCTAATGTTCTTGGTGATCAATTAGTCCCGGGAATATTCTATTGGGCAACCGGAATATTATCAGCGTTTTTAGATAACGCGCCAACTTTCTTGAATTTTCTCAGCGCCGCAATGGGGAAATTTGGTTTGGATGTTAATAATATTGAGCAGGTACATCAACTTTCAATCGACTATTCAATTTATTTATCCGCGATTTCAGTTGCCGCTGTATTTTTCGGGGCAATGTCCTATATTGGAAACGGACCGAATTTTATGGTTAAATCAATTTGCGAAAGATCAGGAATAAAAATGCCGAGCTTTTTTGCCTATATTTTAAAATATTCCATTCCTGTGTTGCTGCCCGTTTTCACGTTAATTTGGTTATTATTTTATTATGGAGTTTAAAATGAGAACTTTAGATAATGTACTTAAAAATAAAGTTAACGGACTTTTTTACGGATCAAGAGTATTACTTCCGTTTGTAGGTGATATATTGAAAGCCGTTATAAATGAAGAAATAATTTATGATTTCAGTTCGGCTTCGGAAGGAGCGTATTATGAAAAATTTGATGATTATACCGAAATTTACTTTTTCGATCATGAAGATATTTTAACCGATGTTTCAAAATATGAAGTAATTAAATTAGTCGTTGTTGAAGAAGGGAAAGATATTTTCGATTTCAAGAATCATAGAAAAATCGCGCTTAATCCAAATGAAAATCATATTCTTGAAATATTTGAAATTGGTGATGACATAATTTTTATAGAATAATAAATGATTCCGCTATTTAGTATATCTCAAATAAAATCCGCTGATAAATTTGCCGTTGAAAATTATTCATTTCCATCAATTCTACTTATGGAAAATGCGGCAGAAAGCATTAAAGCGGCAATTCTATCCGAATTTTCGGAAATTGACAAACACAAAAAATTTGCAATAATTTGCGGCAAAGGAAATAACGGCGGCGACGGATTTGCATTGGCAAGGAAGTTAGCAATTGAAAATTATTTTGTAAACGTTTTAATTATTCCCAAGGAAAATGAAATTTCCGGAGACGCAAAAATAAATTTTGAAATACTTAAAAAAATTTCAAAGGAATACGGAAATCTTAGCTTAAAATTTTATAAAAAACATCAAGATATAAACTTTGTTAAAAACTCAAATTTTATTATCGATGCTATTTTAGGGACTGGTTCGTCGGGTGAATTAAAATTTCCAATTAATAATATTGTTGAAGAGTTAAATAAAAGTACTGCTGTAAAAATTTCTATTGATACACCAACCGGACTGAATCTTGAAACTGCAAGCGGCAATATAATTTTCAAAGCGGATTTAACCGTAACTTTGGCTGAATTAAAAACCGGATTGTTTTATGAATCGGGGAAACATTCTTCAGGAAAAATAGTTAAAGGTTCTATCGGAATCGGTCAAAATTATTTTGATAAACTCAGTATAAATGAATATTTAATTGAACCCGAAGACGCGCTTGCAGGACTTCCGGTAAAAACAGGCAACCTAAATAAATATTCCGCTGGAAAACTTTTAGCAGTTGCTGGATCGGGGAAAATGCCTGGTGCGGCAATTTTTGCGATAAATTCGGCAATGATCTCAGGCTGCGGAGCTGGATATTTGGCTTTCCCAAAATCTGTAAGAAGTTTAGTTCAGCCCAAAATGAACGCCGCGATTGTACTTAATTATAATGATGAAAAAAAAGAAATTTTAAATTCAGAAAATATAGATGAACTGCAATCGAAAATTAATTGGGCAGATGCAATTCTAATAGGACCGGGTTTGGGAAGGGATGAAAATACGCAAAATTCAGTATTTGAAATTATTAGAAAAAATCCGTCTAAAAAATTTCTTATTGATGCCGACGCTATATTCAGTTTAGGAAAAGGGAAATATAAAAAATTGAAATTGAACAATTCCGTATTAACTCCCCATCATAAAGAATTTGCCGATTTAACCGGTGTTGAACTTGAAGAATTAAAATTGAATTTAATAAAATTCGGAAGAAAATTTGTAGAAGAAACCAAATCAGTTTTAGTATTAAAAGGTGCGCCGACACTAATTTTTAACAAAAACGGTGAAGTATTTATTAATACTTCAGGCAATGCCGGATTGGCAAAATTTGGTAGCGGTGATGTTTTAAGCGGAATTGCAGCTTCGTTCATTGCTCAAAGTGGAAATTTGGAAAATTCGGCAATTTCCGCCGTTTATTTACACGGACTTGCGGCTGATATTATTTCAAGAAATGAGTCGGAATTTGGTATAACGCCGGAAAAATTAATTAAACAGATACCTAAAACAATCAAATTTTTGAGAAAATCATTTGTATAATTTTATAAAAGAAAACAGATTTAAAGTCTTGGTAATTCCGTTATTTATTTATTGGATAATTTTATTTATCGGAACAACTATGCCATCTCCGCAATA from Ignavibacteriota bacterium carries:
- a CDS encoding Ppx/GppA family phosphatase, whose product is MKKIAAVDIGSNSFHLIIAQILQNGKLEIIFRDREVLRLSENFTDKTKFISDTLIDKAVIVLKRFKSIAEQHNAQIITAATSSVRESSNQNEFTSKIFDKTGIKINVINGNEESRLIYSGIINALELRNKKCICIDIGGGSTEFIYGKNNNIIYSESLKLGAVRLTQRFFQDFVLNDKSILDCENWIDENLQKVKNKIINEEIDYYVGTSGTILSVGSMLLSEKNVNIDNLNNLKFSRDDLYKIRNKILAAKTFKEREKIIGLDPKRADVFPAGIILLSKIFERLKIKEMIISEYAMREGIIFDSLKK
- a CDS encoding deoxynucleoside kinase translates to MENFLEQPKYIAIEGVIGAGKTALTKKLAEKLSAKLVLEEFENNPFLEKFYDDRKRYAFQAQMFFLINRFKQQEQFNQEDLFSEYIVSDYFFDKDQIFAYLNLSGEELKLYESIFPLLKRNLRQIDLVIFLQASVDRLIYNIKKRGRSIEKNLSRSYIRELSEAYNNFFFKYSSTPLLIVNTTDIDFVNREDDFDELYKQIFRKDRGFIEYFNPKIKV
- a CDS encoding sodium:proton antiporter encodes the protein MKTKLLLALLLYAPEFLFGAEGTHTLPSTYMVIPFVILLLMIATGPLFYHHFWEHHYPKVSIVLGLITVVYYIAVLGDTLSLLHTLTEYLAFIALLASLFVASGGILIKIDKKSTPLLNTFILLFGAVIANIIGTTGASMLLIRPFIKINKKRIKPYQFIFFIFTVSNVGGALTPIGDPPLFLGFLRGVNFFWFFGHVWYIWLLALILILTIFYVIDSKNIAHNDESDYSGKIEFKGFKNVIYLVIILISVFIDPAVMSWVPSLYPLPFGIREIIMFTIVYVAYKTADKDILRANEFDFEPIKEVAFLFIGIFATMIPALQLIAHEANVLGDQLVPGIFYWATGILSAFLDNAPTFLNFLSAAMGKFGLDVNNIEQVHQLSIDYSIYLSAISVAAVFFGAMSYIGNGPNFMVKSICERSGIKMPSFFAYILKYSIPVLLPVFTLIWLLFYYGV
- the asnS gene encoding asparagine--tRNA ligase; translation: MISQVYIKNLGNYIGQTVTLKGWLFNKRSSGKVKFLILRDGSGYLQCIVFKGNVSEEIFQLADSITQESSFEITGIVKSEPRAVGGFELDVTDLKLIGDSIDYPITPKDHGIEFLIDKRHLWIRSKRQAAILKIRHRIVKAIRDFFDERDFTLFDPPIITPNASEGTSTLFEMEYFDLGKAYLTQSGQLYAEAGAMALGKVYTFGPTFRAEKSKTRRHLTEFWMVEPEMAFYNLDDDMDLAEEFLENIVQTVLKDCRPELEILERDISKLEKVVRPFPRVSYTEAVEILRSKGQDFKWGDDLGAPDETVISEQYDKPVMVHRYPAEIKAFYMKRDPENPKVALAVDVLAPEGYGEIIGGSQREDNLDLLLERINEHKLPQHYFEWYLDLRRFGSVPHAGFGLGLERTVTWICGIEHLRETIPFPRMIYRNTP
- the pgeF gene encoding peptidoglycan editing factor PgeF yields the protein MIIHRSKIFENFPEIIFGFSTKIGNGNNGKFGFNLSKSIGENEEIVEENRNEFFKNMNLSTDKVIVQKQTHSDIINYIEQFSNTLTGDALITKKVEFGLAVSTADCTNIYIYDPKVKIIAAVHSGWEGTEKKILEKTVNKLFGDFACNPKDFIVYFGPSISQKNYEVGKEFENKFDKKYLMPNKEKYLLDLKTANKDMLLNFGVPEDQIEIDENCSYGNPIFQSYRRDKQNSGRALGIIAMRN
- a CDS encoding aminotransferase class I/II-fold pyridoxal phosphate-dependent enzyme — its product is MKANKKNNDLKYSMDTHLIYGKNVSNKWDYSHHVTAPISSSTTFRLDSVERGAEGFMQFAQTETHGNDEPIFIYDRLGEPNKDMLEENLAYIEKGEMAVTFSSGMGAISGVLGILTKSGDEIITHTTLYGCTISLFNNWYPRLNIKVNPIDLTNLKNIYSVLNENTKVIYFESPANPNLDIVDINELRKIVDKINKTRNEQDKITIVVDNTFATSFSQRPIECGADFSVHSLTKGMGGFGTDMGGAVIGKNKYRDALLLYRKDYGAVLNTKSAWAILTYGLPSLALRQKHQIQSSIKIAEFLENHPKVEFVRYPGLKSHPQYKIAKKQMIDFYGNFAPGSLIYFVLKGKTPKETKENGKKLMDNIAQNAYTMTLAVSLGHTRTLIEHPASMTHSVIPADKLEERGIDAGGVRLAIGIENVNDVLMDLKESLKII
- a CDS encoding DMT family transporter, whose product is MNNSAKIVLGYVVICLIWGSTWLAIKFGLESLTPLISAGLRFLLASIIIFTIVKIKKIEFHLDSLSIKLYIFLAFFSFAVPFWLVYWAEQFVPSGLTSVMFGMYPFSVFVFSWFILKGESADFYKFISVIFGFIGILIIFWDSLQVDIENYSLGLLAVLLSAILQGSTAVTIKKWGTHLHPLSINAVPLFIAGISMVTLSFLLEKTSSWEFSFNAVLSIIYLSIVGTIAAFTIYYWLLKQINAVILALSSFITPIIAIILGWLVLNEKLSAQVLFGALFVLIGILFGNFKQLRNQLRSKKVKYAKCS
- the folK gene encoding 2-amino-4-hydroxy-6-hydroxymethyldihydropteridine diphosphokinase; the encoded protein is MNKVYIGIGSNVGDRLLNFKNAVELLVENEKINGLKISSIYETLPYGNTEQNNFYNAVLYFLTSLSLTELFDFTKEIEKKVGRKKRQNWGPREIDLDILMYNDLVYSNKSISIPHKDLVNRDFVLVPLLELNKNLKHPESKIKLNSYLLNLADKYIISKFEQNIR
- the folB gene encoding dihydroneopterin aldolase, yielding MQNVVRIKNAVFYAYHGALKEEQHIGGKFEADVDMYFNFTEAAANDDLSKTINYDEVYKFINKVIHEKKYYLIETLAAKIADNLLSTYSILDKVIVKVRKNNVPVGGIIEHVEAEVEKSRNE
- a CDS encoding NAD(P)H-hydrate dehydratase, whose protein sequence is MIPLFSISQIKSADKFAVENYSFPSILLMENAAESIKAAILSEFSEIDKHKKFAIICGKGNNGGDGFALARKLAIENYFVNVLIIPKENEISGDAKINFEILKKISKEYGNLSLKFYKKHQDINFVKNSNFIIDAILGTGSSGELKFPINNIVEELNKSTAVKISIDTPTGLNLETASGNIIFKADLTVTLAELKTGLFYESGKHSSGKIVKGSIGIGQNYFDKLSINEYLIEPEDALAGLPVKTGNLNKYSAGKLLAVAGSGKMPGAAIFAINSAMISGCGAGYLAFPKSVRSLVQPKMNAAIVLNYNDEKKEILNSENIDELQSKINWADAILIGPGLGRDENTQNSVFEIIRKNPSKKFLIDADAIFSLGKGKYKKLKLNNSVLTPHHKEFADLTGVELEELKLNLIKFGRKFVEETKSVLVLKGAPTLIFNKNGEVFINTSGNAGLAKFGSGDVLSGIAASFIAQSGNLENSAISAVYLHGLAADIISRNESEFGITPEKLIKQIPKTIKFLRKSFV